A portion of the Blastopirellula sediminis genome contains these proteins:
- a CDS encoding tetratricopeptide repeat protein produces the protein MALNKIIFQSYPLRAGVASLALAGAMWTAPLRAEEASGGLLDKLPSFNVRQVQFTGDSDENQTLDEYIRESEERSKKKSGNGFTATLKSAGKSIQDAFTIKSSNVPADDPLSLSNTPDHLDVNIYLSTGRILEQQGKFEEAGKQYMTALDQYPDNLFALLSYARLMDRQGKSTAALEFYQKAATAHPESAIAMNDLGLCYLKLKRFDDAMASIFKATTIEPENKRYRNNMASALVDANRLEEAFSQLEYAHGAATAHYNLGYLLYKKGDANLARLHLNLALEKDPELHAARQLLMIVDRSQPEVAYRPGYGQQPNLRRLPAAPNPPQLNFNQGAVGNMQMQPPIRR, from the coding sequence GTGGCCCTGAACAAGATTATTTTTCAATCCTATCCGCTACGTGCAGGCGTCGCGTCGCTTGCGCTAGCCGGCGCGATGTGGACTGCGCCGCTCCGCGCTGAAGAGGCCAGCGGTGGATTGCTGGACAAGCTCCCCTCGTTTAACGTGCGCCAAGTGCAGTTCACGGGCGACAGCGACGAGAATCAGACGCTCGACGAATACATCCGCGAGTCGGAAGAGCGGAGCAAAAAGAAATCGGGTAACGGTTTCACTGCAACGCTGAAGAGCGCCGGCAAGAGCATCCAAGATGCGTTCACGATCAAGTCGTCCAACGTCCCGGCCGACGATCCGCTGAGCTTGTCGAATACGCCGGACCATCTGGACGTCAACATCTATCTGAGCACCGGTCGGATCCTCGAACAGCAAGGAAAGTTCGAAGAAGCCGGCAAACAGTATATGACGGCGCTCGATCAGTATCCGGACAACCTGTTCGCGCTGCTCAGCTACGCCCGGTTGATGGACCGTCAAGGGAAGTCGACCGCCGCGCTGGAATTCTATCAGAAAGCGGCGACCGCTCATCCCGAGAGCGCGATCGCGATGAACGACCTGGGGCTCTGCTACCTGAAGCTAAAGCGTTTTGACGACGCGATGGCGTCGATCTTTAAGGCGACGACCATCGAGCCGGAAAACAAACGCTATCGCAACAATATGGCCAGTGCGCTGGTTGACGCCAATCGCCTGGAAGAAGCGTTCTCGCAGCTCGAGTACGCTCACGGCGCCGCGACGGCCCATTACAACCTGGGCTATCTGCTTTACAAGAAAGGGGACGCCAATTTGGCTCGCCTTCACTTGAACTTGGCGCTGGAGAAGGATCCCGAATTGCACGCGGCTCGCCAGTTGCTGATGATCGTCGATCGCAGCCAACCGGAAGTCGCTTATCGCCCTGGCTACGGTCAGCAGCCGAATCTGCGTCGCCTGCCGGCGGCGCCGAATCCGCCGCAACTGAACTTCAATCAGGGAGCGGTCGGCAACATGCAGATGCAGCCGCCGATTCGTCGCTAA
- the hemL gene encoding glutamate-1-semialdehyde 2,1-aminomutase, producing the protein MSRSRSHEIFQRALELMPGGVNSPARAFGGVGGEPLVFERGEGAYLFDVDGNRYIDYIGSWGPMILGHGNEKVRAAIHAAVDQGTSFGAPTERENQLAELIIDIVPSVEKVRLVNSGTEATMSAIRVARGYTGRNKIIKFAGNYHGHVDSLLVAAGSAAATLGVPNSPGVTPGTTADTIVLPYNSVEALTSTFEKYGDELACVIFEPIVGNMGTVIPTPEFLGAIRELCTKYGAVMLMDEVMTGFRVALGGAQELFGVTPDLTTMGKIVGGGLPIAAYGGRADIMNNVLPAGKVFQAGTLSGNPLATAAGIATLSILKETNPYPQLEKLGERLMTGLAKAASDAGVAHSVARVGSMATLFFGEGPIVDWDTAAKSDTKRYADFFWGLIDRGVYFPCSQFEALFISVTHTDADIDATIAAAREALKA; encoded by the coding sequence ATGTCACGCTCCCGCAGTCACGAGATTTTCCAGCGCGCTTTAGAACTGATGCCCGGCGGCGTGAACAGCCCGGCCCGAGCGTTTGGCGGAGTTGGCGGCGAACCGCTGGTCTTCGAACGGGGCGAAGGCGCCTACCTGTTTGACGTCGATGGGAACCGCTACATCGACTACATCGGCTCATGGGGCCCGATGATCCTGGGGCACGGCAACGAAAAGGTTCGCGCTGCTATTCACGCCGCGGTCGATCAAGGAACCAGTTTTGGCGCTCCGACCGAACGGGAGAATCAACTCGCCGAGCTGATCATCGACATCGTGCCGTCGGTCGAAAAGGTTCGCCTGGTGAATAGCGGCACCGAAGCGACGATGAGCGCCATCCGCGTCGCCCGCGGGTATACCGGACGAAACAAGATCATCAAGTTTGCCGGCAACTATCATGGCCATGTCGATAGCCTGCTGGTCGCCGCGGGAAGCGCCGCGGCGACTTTGGGCGTTCCTAACTCGCCAGGCGTTACTCCGGGCACCACTGCCGATACGATCGTGTTGCCGTACAACAGCGTCGAAGCGCTGACCAGCACGTTCGAGAAGTATGGCGACGAACTGGCATGCGTGATCTTCGAACCGATCGTCGGCAACATGGGAACGGTGATTCCGACGCCGGAGTTTTTGGGAGCGATTCGCGAGCTCTGCACCAAGTATGGCGCCGTGATGCTGATGGACGAAGTGATGACCGGCTTCCGAGTGGCGCTCGGCGGGGCGCAGGAACTGTTCGGCGTGACGCCTGACCTGACGACGATGGGGAAGATCGTCGGCGGCGGTTTGCCGATCGCAGCGTACGGCGGGCGGGCCGACATCATGAATAACGTTCTGCCGGCCGGGAAGGTATTCCAAGCCGGAACGCTGAGCGGCAATCCGCTGGCGACCGCGGCGGGAATCGCGACGCTGTCGATCCTCAAAGAGACGAACCCCTATCCGCAGCTTGAGAAGTTGGGCGAGCGACTGATGACCGGGCTGGCCAAAGCGGCCTCCGATGCCGGCGTCGCTCATTCGGTCGCGCGTGTCGGCAGCATGGCGACCCTCTTCTTTGGCGAAGGTCCGATCGTCGATTGGGATACCGCCGCCAAGAGCGATACCAAGCGGTACGCCGACTTTTTCTGGGGCTTGATCGACCGTGGGGTCTACTTCCCCTGCAGCCAGTTTGAAGCCCTCTTCATTTCGGTGACGCACACCGACGCCGACATCGACGCGACGATCGCCGCGGCTCGCGAAGCGCTGAAGGCGTAA
- the truB gene encoding tRNA pseudouridine(55) synthase TruB, with translation MHGILNIYKPPQWTSRDVVNRVNRFVRPAKVGHAGTLDPLATGVLICCVGSGTRLIENVQNMPKRYLGQFELGKTSDTEDLEGTITELADAPIVTADQLAAVLPEFVGQIQQRPSSFSALKIDGKRAYDLARQGEAVELAPREVSIYEITLRGFEYPLFEIDVLCGGGTYMRALGRDIGERLDSGAVMTGLTRTAIGEFRLEDALPVEQLSAETVAANLAPLATAVAGMPQITLTPEELNEMRFARGIRPEMESAEVEVAALDEAGRLVAILTKRTDGSWKPAKNFVHTLE, from the coding sequence ATGCACGGCATTCTCAATATCTACAAACCGCCGCAATGGACCTCGCGCGATGTGGTGAACCGGGTCAACCGGTTCGTCCGACCAGCCAAAGTGGGGCATGCCGGGACGCTCGACCCGTTGGCGACCGGGGTCCTAATCTGCTGCGTCGGCAGCGGGACGCGGTTGATCGAAAACGTGCAAAACATGCCGAAGCGGTACCTTGGCCAGTTTGAACTCGGGAAGACGAGCGATACGGAGGACCTGGAAGGAACGATTACTGAACTTGCGGACGCTCCCATCGTCACCGCCGACCAACTTGCCGCCGTCTTGCCGGAGTTCGTTGGCCAGATCCAACAACGCCCTTCTTCCTTCTCGGCCCTGAAGATCGACGGCAAGCGAGCCTACGATTTGGCTCGTCAAGGAGAAGCGGTCGAGCTGGCGCCGCGCGAAGTCTCGATCTATGAGATCACCTTGCGCGGGTTCGAGTATCCGCTGTTTGAGATTGACGTCCTCTGCGGCGGCGGAACCTACATGCGTGCGCTCGGCCGCGACATCGGCGAGCGACTCGACAGCGGCGCAGTGATGACTGGGCTAACGCGGACGGCGATCGGCGAGTTTCGCCTGGAAGATGCGTTGCCGGTAGAGCAATTGAGCGCCGAAACAGTCGCCGCCAACCTCGCTCCTCTGGCGACCGCCGTCGCGGGAATGCCGCAGATCACGCTCACGCCGGAAGAACTGAACGAGATGCGTTTCGCTCGCGGCATTCGCCCTGAGATGGAATCGGCCGAAGTGGAAGTCGCCGCGCTCGACGAAGCGGGACGCCTGGTCGCGATTTTGACGAAACGAACCGACGGCAGTTGGAAGCCGGCCAAGAACTTCGTCCACACGCTTGAGTAA